A genomic region of Palaemon carinicauda isolate YSFRI2023 chromosome 22, ASM3689809v2, whole genome shotgun sequence contains the following coding sequences:
- the LOC137615935 gene encoding glutamic acid-rich protein-like produces the protein MEKQEKESEKEEKKKNKKKIEGLEKKLLHHHNQKEKENELLRKQEINASLMGLYGKKENKITNNSKDQKKKKNGKEEKQNTNNQRNKGEKGKRKNKEKLNKEKEENRKSERLKKDRQQLMEKINNSESIDRTSKISPKKEIRTGQPLNGTFIEQEIVDHINNGTPPWDRENYPIPRQRKCDTVMVVHHNNPLWEEFLKDKKEREEEYHKKNERSQEEEQAKKTTDPNRQKEQEEIIARLNIEIKRLGFRLEILHERVIKGFRNKRKEIKRLQKELRREDKINALIKKLNSMAEKRDHCENDGEDDRTQDAFVFHSYFDIEGLRFADANFHLSLHILMQIHQEVGESGWDTKFEDSIPHNFTINSDESFGQINESNTVDRSQFCS, from the exons atggagaagcaggagaaggaaagtgaaaaggaggagaagaagaagaataaaaagaaaatcgaagggCTAGAAAAgaagcttctacatcatcataatcagaaagagaaggagaat gagcttctacgaaaacaagaaatcaacgctagtttgatgggactttatggaaagaaggaaaataagataaccaaTAATAGCaaggatcagaagaagaagaagaatggaaaggaggaaaaacagaataccaataatcagaggaataagggggagaaggggaagagaaaaaataaagaaaaattaaacaaggagaaggaagagaatagaaaaagcgAGAGGCTAAAAAAGGATAGACAACAATTGATGGAAAAGATAAACAATTCGGAGAGTATTGACAGAACATCAAAAATCTCTCCAAAAAAGGAGATCAGAACAGGGCAACCACTAAATGGAACCTTCATTGAACAAGAAATCGTTGATCATATAAACAATGGCACTCCCCCATGGGATAGAGAAAATTACCCCATTCCTAGGCAGCGTAAATGTGACACGGTTATGGTGGTCCATCACAATAACCCACT GTGGGAAGAGTTTCTGAAAGATAagaaggaaagggaggaggagtatcacaagaagaatgaaaggagtcaggaggaagagcaggcgaagaagacaactgaccctaatcgtcaaaaggaacaagaggagataatagcaagattgaatatagaaattaagcgTTTAGGTTTTCGTTTAGAGATTCTTCACGAAAGGGTGATCAAAGGCTTTAGAAACAAGCGCAAAGAAATCAAAAGGCTTCAAAAGGAGCTCCGACGAGAAGATAAAATCAACGCTC TCATCAAGAAGCTGAATTCGATGGCTGAGAAGAGGGACCACTGTGAAAATGATGGTGAAGATGACAGGACCCAAGACGCATTTGTGTTTCACTCCTACTTCGACATTGAAGGGCTCAGATTTGCTGATGCCAATTTTCACTTGAGCCTGCATATCCTCATGCAAATCCATCAGGAAGTTGGTGAATCTGGGTGGGACACCAAATTTGAAGATAGCATTCCACATAATTTCACGATTAACAGTGACGAAAGCTTTGGTCAAATCAATGAAAGCAATACTGTGGATAGATCGCAGTTTTGCTCATGA